One window of the Anopheles cruzii chromosome 2, idAnoCruzAS_RS32_06, whole genome shotgun sequence genome contains the following:
- the LOC128267735 gene encoding uncharacterized protein C16orf52 homolog A: MDKLTTISAALFVAADVCAVVSLAMPDWIVTSVGGETRLGLMWTCMTLYNRPQVCFTPELQPEWLIALISIFVGCICITTTIILLILSNWDRNVIPYARWVGFTAMVLFCLAAVIFPLGFHVDEIGGQPYHLPHSHQVGISYILFVLSLWITVVSELFAEKVCLPQF, translated from the exons aTGGATAAACTCACTACAATCAGTGCTGCCCTGTTTGTGGCGGCCGATGTGTGCGCCGTAGTGAGTCTCGCAATGCCGGATTGGATTGTGACCAGCGTAGGAG GAGAAACGCGACTGGGATTGATGTGGACGTGCATGACGCTGTACAATCGGCCCCAAGTATGCTTCACACCGGAACTGCAACCCGAGTGGCTCATCGCGCTGATAAGTATCTTTGTGGGTTGCATCTGCATCACAACAACCATCATTCTGCTGATTCTGAGCAATTGGGACCGGAACGTAATCCCGTACGCACGTTGGGTTGGCTTTACTGCCa TGGTGCTGTTTTGTCTAGCGGCGGTCATATTTCCGCTCGGATTTCATGTCGACGAAATCGGTGGCCAACCGTACCATCTGCCCCACTCGCACCAGGTCGGAATCTCCTACATCCTCTTCGTCCTTTCCCTCTGGATCACGGTGGTTTCAGAGCTGTTTGCCGAAAAGGTTTGCTTACCGCAGTTTTAG
- the LOC128278097 gene encoding glycosyltransferase 25 family member isoform X1: MCSTLRYCFRSLICTLLVIATLFIASLRCDNVELTVKLPTVMIAVLVRNKEHTLPYFFSYLEDLDYPKDRVSLWIRSDHNEDRSIDITKTWLKRCSSLYHSVDFKYRSEGGKRESEKSYTHWNEDRFADVIRLKEEALQTGRRIWADYIFFLDADVFLTNTKTLQALVDLKMPIVAPMLVSDALYSNFWCGMTADYYYQRTEDYKKILNYELTGQWPVPMVHSAVLIDLNVAQTHQLTFERRNLPSDRYHGPMDDIIIFAMSANYSGIPMRICNAVQYGYIMVPLEAGETIPGKDWEQLTNVLGYIVSEYGEVKLKDDLQKYVPVVSKDKLSLSRIIMINLERRVERRTNMLKHFDLLGLQVDHFPAVDGKQLTDEKLQQMGIRFLPGYADPFHKRPMTMGEIGCFLSHYYIWEEMVRLEQKEVLVLEDDIRFEPFFRRRAYRVLQDARRIGGWDLIYFGRKRLQEEDEKWIDGSEYLVKAGYSYWTLGYVITLEGAKKLLREKPLEKLVPVDEYIPIMFDNHPNDSWAEHFHDRTLNAWSAAPLLLYPTHYTGDEGYISDTEDSARITGSLPAAAGKGGGTVVATNETVRDGKAAEPKKGDKEQLPNAPNLLVTESGLGKSEVNRRSEL, encoded by the exons ATGTGTTCTACCCTGCGATATTGTTTCCGATCGTTGATCTGTACGCTGCTGGTGATCGCGACACTATTCATCGCCAGCCTCCGTTGTGATAATGTTGAGCTGACGGTAAAGCTGCCAACCGTGATGATTGCGGTTCTGGTGCGCAACAAGGAACATACGCTGCCGTACTTTTTCTCCTACCTGGAAGATTTAGACTACCCAAAGGATCGTGTATCGCTGTG GATACGATCGGATCACAATGAAGATCGCAGCATTGACATCACGAAAACGTGGCTGAAGCGATGCAGCTCCTTGTACCACAGCGTGGACTTTAAGTATCGCAGTGAGGGCGGCAAGCGGGAGAGCGAAAAATCCTACACCCACTGGAACGAGGATCGTTTTGCGGATGTCATTCGGTTGAAGGAGGAAGCACTGCAAACGGGACGCAGGATATGGGCCGATTATATTTTT TTCCTGGATGCGGACGTGTTCTTGACGAATACGAAAACGCTGCAAGCGCTGGTTGACCTCAAGATGCCCATCGTCGCACCGATGCTCGTATCCGATGCGCTTTACTCGAACTTTTGGTGTGGCATGACCGCGGACTATTACTACCAGCGGACGGAGGACTACAAGAAGATCCTTAACTACGAGCTAACGGGTCAGTGGCCGGTACCGATGGTGCATAGTGCGGTGCTGATCGATTTAAATGTTGCTCAGACGCATCAGCTAACGTTCGAACGCCGTAATTTACCATCCGATCGGTACCACGGGCCGATGGATGATATTATCATTTTCGCGATGTCGGCCAACTACTCCGGGATTCCGATGCGGATTTGCAATGCGGTACAGTATGGCTACATTATGGTTCCGCTGGAGGCCGGTGAAACGATTCCCGGCAAGGACTGGGAGCAGCTCACGAACGTCCTGGGGTACATCGTGAGCGAGTACGGTGAAGTGAAGCTGAAGGATGACTTACAGAAATATGTTCCAGTCGTTTCGAA GGACaaactttcactttcgcgAATCATCATGATAAACCTCGAGCGGCGAGTGGAGCGAAGGACGAACATGCTGAAACACTTCGATCTCCTCGGGCTGCAGGTGGACCACTTTCCGGCTGTCGATGGGAAGCAGTTGACCGACGAAAAGCTACAACAAATGGGCATCCGTTTCCTACCCGGTTATGCGGATCCATTCCACAAACG CCCGATGACGATGGGAGAAATTGGCTGCTTTCTAAGCCATTACTACATTTGGGAAGAAATGGTTCGCTTGGAGCAGAAAGAAGTGCTCGTCCTAGAGGATGACATTCGATTTGAGCCGTTCTTCCGCCGGCGCGCCTATCGTGTACTACAGGATGCCCGCCGGATCGGAGGTTGGGATTTGATTTACTTCGGCCGAAAGCGTTTGCAGGAGGAGGACGAAAAGTGGATCGACGGTTCGGAGTATCTCGTAAAGGCGGGATATTCCTACTGGACGCTGGGGTACGTCATTACCTTGGAAGGCGCCAAAAAGCTGCTGCGGGAGAAACCTCTCGAAAAACTAGTGCCCGTCGACGAGTACATCCCAATTATGTTCGATAACCATCCGAACGATAGTTGGGCCGAACACTTTCACGATCGGACGTTGAATGCGTGGAGTGCGGCTCCGCTGTTACTGTACCCCACACACTACACCGGCGACGAGGGATACATTTCCGACACGGAAGATTCCGCTCGCATCACCGGTAGCCTGCCGGCGGCTGCCGGAAAGGGTGGTGGTACTGTGGTCGCCACAAATGAAACGGTCCGCGATGGCAAAGCAGCTGAGCCGAAGAAAGGTGACAAGGAACAGCTTCCGAATGCGCCCAACCTGCTGGTGACGGAATCGGGACTCGGTAAGAGCGAAGTCAATCGTCGCAGCGAGCTATAG
- the LOC128278097 gene encoding glycosyltransferase 25 family member isoform X2 translates to MCSTLRYCFRSLICTLLVIATLFIASLRCDNVELTVKLPTVMIAVLVRNKEHTLPYFFSYLEDLDYPKDRVSLWIRSDHNEDRSIDITKTWLKRCSSLYHSVDFKYRSEGGKRESEKSYTHWNEDRFADVIRLKEEALQTGRRIWADYIFFLDADVFLTNTKTLQALVDLKMPIVAPMLVSDALYSNFWCGMTADYYYQRTEDYKKILNYELTGQWPVPMVHSAVLIDLNVAQTHQLTFERRNLPSDRYHGPMDDIIIFAMSANYSGIPMRICNAVQYGYIMVPLEAGETIPGKDWEQLTNVLGYIVSEYGEVKLKDDLQKYVPVVSKDKLSLSRIIMINLERRVERRTNMLKHFDLLGLQVDHFPAVDGKQLTDEKLQQMGIRFLPGYADPFHKRPMTMGEIGCFLSHYYIWEEMVRLEQKEVLVLEDDIRFEPFFRRRAYRVLQDARRIGGWDLIYFGRKRLQEEDEKWIDGSEYLVKAGYSYWTLGYVITLEGAKKLLREKPLEKLVPVDEYIPIMFDNHPNDSWAEHFHDRTLNAWSAAPLLLYPTHYTGDEGYISDTEDSARITAEPKKGDKEQLPNAPNLLVTESGLGKSEVNRRSEL, encoded by the exons ATGTGTTCTACCCTGCGATATTGTTTCCGATCGTTGATCTGTACGCTGCTGGTGATCGCGACACTATTCATCGCCAGCCTCCGTTGTGATAATGTTGAGCTGACGGTAAAGCTGCCAACCGTGATGATTGCGGTTCTGGTGCGCAACAAGGAACATACGCTGCCGTACTTTTTCTCCTACCTGGAAGATTTAGACTACCCAAAGGATCGTGTATCGCTGTG GATACGATCGGATCACAATGAAGATCGCAGCATTGACATCACGAAAACGTGGCTGAAGCGATGCAGCTCCTTGTACCACAGCGTGGACTTTAAGTATCGCAGTGAGGGCGGCAAGCGGGAGAGCGAAAAATCCTACACCCACTGGAACGAGGATCGTTTTGCGGATGTCATTCGGTTGAAGGAGGAAGCACTGCAAACGGGACGCAGGATATGGGCCGATTATATTTTT TTCCTGGATGCGGACGTGTTCTTGACGAATACGAAAACGCTGCAAGCGCTGGTTGACCTCAAGATGCCCATCGTCGCACCGATGCTCGTATCCGATGCGCTTTACTCGAACTTTTGGTGTGGCATGACCGCGGACTATTACTACCAGCGGACGGAGGACTACAAGAAGATCCTTAACTACGAGCTAACGGGTCAGTGGCCGGTACCGATGGTGCATAGTGCGGTGCTGATCGATTTAAATGTTGCTCAGACGCATCAGCTAACGTTCGAACGCCGTAATTTACCATCCGATCGGTACCACGGGCCGATGGATGATATTATCATTTTCGCGATGTCGGCCAACTACTCCGGGATTCCGATGCGGATTTGCAATGCGGTACAGTATGGCTACATTATGGTTCCGCTGGAGGCCGGTGAAACGATTCCCGGCAAGGACTGGGAGCAGCTCACGAACGTCCTGGGGTACATCGTGAGCGAGTACGGTGAAGTGAAGCTGAAGGATGACTTACAGAAATATGTTCCAGTCGTTTCGAA GGACaaactttcactttcgcgAATCATCATGATAAACCTCGAGCGGCGAGTGGAGCGAAGGACGAACATGCTGAAACACTTCGATCTCCTCGGGCTGCAGGTGGACCACTTTCCGGCTGTCGATGGGAAGCAGTTGACCGACGAAAAGCTACAACAAATGGGCATCCGTTTCCTACCCGGTTATGCGGATCCATTCCACAAACG CCCGATGACGATGGGAGAAATTGGCTGCTTTCTAAGCCATTACTACATTTGGGAAGAAATGGTTCGCTTGGAGCAGAAAGAAGTGCTCGTCCTAGAGGATGACATTCGATTTGAGCCGTTCTTCCGCCGGCGCGCCTATCGTGTACTACAGGATGCCCGCCGGATCGGAGGTTGGGATTTGATTTACTTCGGCCGAAAGCGTTTGCAGGAGGAGGACGAAAAGTGGATCGACGGTTCGGAGTATCTCGTAAAGGCGGGATATTCCTACTGGACGCTGGGGTACGTCATTACCTTGGAAGGCGCCAAAAAGCTGCTGCGGGAGAAACCTCTCGAAAAACTAGTGCCCGTCGACGAGTACATCCCAATTATGTTCGATAACCATCCGAACGATAGTTGGGCCGAACACTTTCACGATCGGACGTTGAATGCGTGGAGTGCGGCTCCGCTGTTACTGTACCCCACACACTACACCGGCGACGAGGGATACATTTCCGACACGGAAGATTCCGCTCGCATCACCG CTGAGCCGAAGAAAGGTGACAAGGAACAGCTTCCGAATGCGCCCAACCTGCTGGTGACGGAATCGGGACTCGGTAAGAGCGAAGTCAATCGTCGCAGCGAGCTATAG